A segment of the Candidatus Eisenbacteria bacterium genome:
TTCGAGCGGCTTGGGACTCGCAAGACCCATGGCTTCGGGCCTGTGCGGTGAGGGCGTCGCGGTGGGCGCTGGGGCCCGACCCCGAGTGGCTCCTCGCCGACGGCCACGAGGTGGTCCGGGCTGAGCTCGAGGCGCTGAACGCCGTGGACGACTCGCCCGCGTGGATGAGCCCGCGGCCCCAAACGGCACCGGAGGGACGATGCTGACCCCCGTGGAGCGCGTGCTCATCCTGAAGGGTGTCGATCTCCTCAAGGACGTCGGCCCCCGGCATCTCGTGGGACTCGCCAACGTGGCCCGCGAGGTCGAGGTCTCCGAGGGGGACGTGATCTACAACGAGGAGGACCGGTCCGACGTGCTCTACATCGTGGTCGAAGGGAAGGTCGAGCTCTCGGCCAACGGGCGGGTCACGTCCGAAGTGGGTCCCGGAGAGGCGTTCGGGACGTGGTCGCTCGTGGACGACTCCGCGCGTGGACACCGCGCTCTCTGCGTCGCCGAGGGCCGCACGCTCTCCCTCCAGCGGGACGACTTCTACGATCTCGCCGCCGGGGACCTGACGCTGCTGACCGAGCTCGTGCGCGTGCTCGCGAAGCGC
Coding sequences within it:
- a CDS encoding cyclic nucleotide-binding domain-containing protein produces the protein MLTPVERVLILKGVDLLKDVGPRHLVGLANVAREVEVSEGDVIYNEEDRSDVLYIVVEGKVELSANGRVTSEVGPGEAFGTWSLVDDSARGHRALCVAEGRTLSLQRDDFYDLAAGDLTLLTELVRVLAKRLRALASAAPPEESRVEGEGIERPAALVEEEAAAAAADPVTPPSAGAALQAAVLGKPVASPDDTASAPPSTEAAGTPPPVQVSEPLGPAPPDAARS